A region from the Arachis ipaensis cultivar K30076 chromosome B01, Araip1.1, whole genome shotgun sequence genome encodes:
- the LOC107636066 gene encoding uncharacterized protein LOC107636066 isoform X1: protein MKLKTPPSSCSLTALFSNHTHNPRNTITVAKSKRHSQGSHSDPTPPRITSNVKQNLQFLRLWKEFQKRNSSSPRPSTSYRKKKVEKEELLQDSIDLYRDPTTSLYGTNQGIDSAVPVLLVDGYNVCGYWMKLKKHFTKGRLDIARQKLIDELVTFSMLREVKVVAVFDAMMSGFPTHKENFAGVDVIFSAESSADTWIEKEVSALKEDGCPKVWVVTSDRCQQEAAHGAGAFVWSCKALVTEIKASNKEVERMLQEQRSTSFQGRLLKHNLDSEVVDALKNLRQKLSENELK, encoded by the exons ATGAAACTGAAAACACCTCCATCATCTTGTTCCTTAACAGCACTGTTTTCCAATCACACTCATAATCCACGGAATACCATCACAGTCGCCAAAAGCAAGAGGCACTCTCAG GGTTCTCATTCTGACCCAACTCCTCCCAGAATTACATCCAACGTCAAGCAAAACCTCCAATTCCTACGCTTATGGAAG GAGTTCCAAAAACGAAACTCCAGCAGTCCCAGGCCATCTACCAGTTATCGCAAAAAGAAGGTGGAGAAGGAGGAACTCCTTCAAGATTCCATCGACCTCTATCGTGATCCCACCACCTCCCTCTATGG CACAAACCAGGGTATAGACAGTGCAGTCCCTGTGTTGCTTGTTGATGGTTATAATGTGTGTGGCTACTGGATGAAGCTCAAGAAGCATTTCACGAAAGGAAGACTTGATATTGCTCGACAAAAGCTTATCGATGAGCTTGTAACCTTTAGTATGCTACGAG AGGTCAAAGTGGTTGCCGTATTTGATGCCATGATGTCTGGATTCCCTACTCACAAGGAAAACTTTGCTGG TGTTGATGTCATTTTCTCGGCCGAATCAAGTGCTGATACatggattgaaaaagag GTTTCAGCTTTGAAAGAGGATGGATGCCCCAAAGTCTGGGTTGTCACTTCTGACCGCTGTCAACAAGAAGCAGCACATGGAGCA GGAGCCTTTGTTTGGAGTTGCAAGGCATTGGTTACTGAG ATCAAGGCATCAAATAAGGAGGTTGAAAGAATGCTTCAAGAGCAAAG ATCCACTTCTTTTCAAGGTAGATTATTGAAGCATAATCTTGATTCAGAAGTTGTAGATGCTCTTAAGAACCTGAGGCAAAAACTATCTGAAAATGAGTTGAAGTAG
- the LOC107636066 gene encoding uncharacterized protein LOC107636066 isoform X2, with amino-acid sequence MKLKTPPSSCSLTALFSNHTHNPRNTITVAKSKRHSQGSHSDPTPPRITSNVKQNLQFLRLWKEFQKRNSSSPRPSTSYRKKKVEKEELLQDSIDLYRDPTTSLYGTNQGIDSAVPVLLVDGYNVCGYWMKLKKHFTKGRLDIARQKLIDELVTFKVKVVAVFDAMMSGFPTHKENFAGVDVIFSAESSADTWIEKEVSALKEDGCPKVWVVTSDRCQQEAAHGAGAFVWSCKALVTEIKASNKEVERMLQEQRSTSFQGRLLKHNLDSEVVDALKNLRQKLSENELK; translated from the exons ATGAAACTGAAAACACCTCCATCATCTTGTTCCTTAACAGCACTGTTTTCCAATCACACTCATAATCCACGGAATACCATCACAGTCGCCAAAAGCAAGAGGCACTCTCAG GGTTCTCATTCTGACCCAACTCCTCCCAGAATTACATCCAACGTCAAGCAAAACCTCCAATTCCTACGCTTATGGAAG GAGTTCCAAAAACGAAACTCCAGCAGTCCCAGGCCATCTACCAGTTATCGCAAAAAGAAGGTGGAGAAGGAGGAACTCCTTCAAGATTCCATCGACCTCTATCGTGATCCCACCACCTCCCTCTATGG CACAAACCAGGGTATAGACAGTGCAGTCCCTGTGTTGCTTGTTGATGGTTATAATGTGTGTGGCTACTGGATGAAGCTCAAGAAGCATTTCACGAAAGGAAGACTTGATATTGCTCGACAAAAGCTTATCGATGAGCTTGTAACCTTTA AGGTCAAAGTGGTTGCCGTATTTGATGCCATGATGTCTGGATTCCCTACTCACAAGGAAAACTTTGCTGG TGTTGATGTCATTTTCTCGGCCGAATCAAGTGCTGATACatggattgaaaaagag GTTTCAGCTTTGAAAGAGGATGGATGCCCCAAAGTCTGGGTTGTCACTTCTGACCGCTGTCAACAAGAAGCAGCACATGGAGCA GGAGCCTTTGTTTGGAGTTGCAAGGCATTGGTTACTGAG ATCAAGGCATCAAATAAGGAGGTTGAAAGAATGCTTCAAGAGCAAAG ATCCACTTCTTTTCAAGGTAGATTATTGAAGCATAATCTTGATTCAGAAGTTGTAGATGCTCTTAAGAACCTGAGGCAAAAACTATCTGAAAATGAGTTGAAGTAG
- the LOC107636066 gene encoding uncharacterized protein LOC107636066 isoform X3 yields MKLKTPPSSCSLTALFSNHTHNPRNTITVAKSKRHSQGSHSDPTPPRITSNVKQNLQFLRLWKEFQKRNSSSPRPSTSYRKKKVEKEELLQDSIDLYRDPTTSLYGTNQGIDSAVPVLLVDGYNVCGYWMKLKKHFTKGRLDIARQKLIDELVTFSMLREVKVVAVFDAMMSGFPTHKENFAGVDVIFSAESSADTWIEKEVSALKEDGCPKVWVVTSDRCQQEAAHGAGAFVWSCKALVTEIKASNKEVERMLQEQRCALSAIRLEKYFLS; encoded by the exons ATGAAACTGAAAACACCTCCATCATCTTGTTCCTTAACAGCACTGTTTTCCAATCACACTCATAATCCACGGAATACCATCACAGTCGCCAAAAGCAAGAGGCACTCTCAG GGTTCTCATTCTGACCCAACTCCTCCCAGAATTACATCCAACGTCAAGCAAAACCTCCAATTCCTACGCTTATGGAAG GAGTTCCAAAAACGAAACTCCAGCAGTCCCAGGCCATCTACCAGTTATCGCAAAAAGAAGGTGGAGAAGGAGGAACTCCTTCAAGATTCCATCGACCTCTATCGTGATCCCACCACCTCCCTCTATGG CACAAACCAGGGTATAGACAGTGCAGTCCCTGTGTTGCTTGTTGATGGTTATAATGTGTGTGGCTACTGGATGAAGCTCAAGAAGCATTTCACGAAAGGAAGACTTGATATTGCTCGACAAAAGCTTATCGATGAGCTTGTAACCTTTAGTATGCTACGAG AGGTCAAAGTGGTTGCCGTATTTGATGCCATGATGTCTGGATTCCCTACTCACAAGGAAAACTTTGCTGG TGTTGATGTCATTTTCTCGGCCGAATCAAGTGCTGATACatggattgaaaaagag GTTTCAGCTTTGAAAGAGGATGGATGCCCCAAAGTCTGGGTTGTCACTTCTGACCGCTGTCAACAAGAAGCAGCACATGGAGCA GGAGCCTTTGTTTGGAGTTGCAAGGCATTGGTTACTGAG ATCAAGGCATCAAATAAGGAGGTTGAAAGAATGCTTCAAGAGCAAAGGTGTGCCCTGTCTGCAATAAGATTGGAAAAATATTTTCTATCCTAA
- the LOC107636084 gene encoding PCTP-like protein — MSNSPSPTPCSRSWSISEESLRRYVKFASESCIQELLAASDTNNNNKGNNNINIINSNYDNDGGWKLLTLDNGVEISKRRSGSLHTFRSRWVLPSVSPQQFITVANAIDAAKQWDSDLVEARYIKDLEENLSIIRLRFGENSKPLFRNREFIVYERRETMQDGTLVVAVASLPKEIAAGLHPKQSNAIRALLLQSGWVVDKLEDNSCVVTYVVQLDPAGWLPKCFVNRFNTKLVMIIENLRKLAQQACPPIEPQK, encoded by the exons ATGAGCAACAGTCCAAGTCCCACACCGTGCAGCCGATCCTG GTCAATAAGCGAGGAGTCACTTAGAAGGTATGTGAAGTTCGCGAGTGAGAGCTGCATTCAGGAGCTTCTGGCTGCTTCAGACACAAATAATAACAACAAAGGGAACAACAATATTAACATTATTAATAGTAATTATGATAATGATGGTGGTTGGAAGCTCCTCACTCTCGACAACGGTGTAGAGATTTCCAAACGGAGGTCAGGCTCGCTCCACACTTTCCGCAGCCGCTGGGTTCTTCCCTCTGTCTCTCCCCAACAATTCATCACTGTCGCCAACGCCATTGACGCTGCAAAG CAATGGGACTCGGATCTGGTGGAAGCTCGGTACATAAAAGATCTGGAAGAGAACCTGAGCATAATTCGGCTAAGGTTTGGAGAAAACTCGAAGCCTCTGTTCAGGAATAGAGAATTCATAGTGTACGAGCGGCGTGAGACCATGCAAGATGGGACCTTGGTGGTGGCGGTTGCTTCACTGCCAAAAGAAATCGCTGCTGGCTTACATCCCAAGCAAAGTAATGCCATCAGAGCCCTCTTGCTACAATCTGGATGGGTCGTTGACAAGCTTGAAGATAATTCATGTGTCGTTACTTATGTTGTTCAG CTGGATCCTGCTGGATGGTTGCCCAAGTGCTTTGTCAACCGGTTTAACACAAAACTCGTCATGATTATTGAGAACCTTAGAAAATTGGCCCAGCAAGCTTGTCCTCCAATTGAACCTCAAAAATAA